From a single Fusobacterium ulcerans ATCC 49185 genomic region:
- a CDS encoding peptidoglycan DD-metalloendopeptidase family protein, protein MKKLILLIFFTLTISIFALEDIKFSGNEVKQGGFFYIEYPADKDYKITFKNSYIKIRSFNENNRKIALIPVHYSTPEGVYTVKISEGDNEVLSRTVKILDGNFKKSYITVSKTMSEKRSEKNMKAMTNFVAEAKKSPAEKKLWDSNFILPVQSKISSPFGAMRFVNNKVVGYHSGIDFPVPVGTTLKASNSGKVVLARELTTTGNTIVIDHGMNVFSSYAHMSSLNVKEGDIIKKGDTIGKSGNTGFTTGPHLHFTISIGTTFVNPHIFLDSPVLEK, encoded by the coding sequence ATGAAAAAATTAATATTACTGATATTTTTTACTTTAACTATTTCAATTTTTGCATTAGAAGATATAAAATTTTCAGGTAATGAAGTTAAACAAGGTGGATTTTTCTATATTGAATATCCTGCTGATAAAGACTATAAAATTACTTTTAAAAACTCTTATATAAAAATAAGAAGTTTTAATGAAAATAATAGAAAAATTGCCCTTATTCCTGTACATTATTCTACTCCTGAAGGTGTATATACTGTAAAAATATCTGAAGGTGACAATGAAGTTCTTTCTAGAACTGTAAAAATCCTTGATGGAAATTTTAAAAAGAGCTATATAACAGTTTCTAAAACTATGTCAGAAAAACGTTCTGAAAAAAATATGAAGGCTATGACTAATTTTGTAGCTGAAGCTAAAAAAAGTCCAGCTGAAAAAAAGCTTTGGGACAGTAACTTTATACTTCCTGTACAGAGTAAAATCAGCAGCCCTTTTGGAGCCATGAGATTTGTAAATAATAAGGTGGTAGGATACCATTCAGGTATTGATTTCCCTGTTCCTGTTGGAACTACTTTAAAAGCATCAAATTCTGGAAAAGTAGTTCTTGCCAGAGAGTTGACTACTACAGGAAATACTATTGTTATTGATCATGGAATGAATGTATTCTCAAGCTATGCTCACATGAGTTCTTTAAATGTAAAAGAAGGGGATATAATAAAAAAAGGGGATACAATTGGAAAAAGTGGAAATACAGGTTTTACCACTGGACCTCATCTCCATTTCACAATCAGTATTGGAACTACTTTTGTAAATCCGCATATTTTTCTTGATTCTCCAGTATTGGAAAAGTAA